In the Halorussus salinus genome, GACCGAGGACGAGGAGGGCAACCGGAAGGAACTGCTGAACCGACTGATGAACGCCGAAGCGATGTGGCAGGCCGACGTTATCGTCATCGACACGTTCGACGCCATCCTCCGCAACGACCCCAAGTTCGAGGCGCTGATTCGCCAGAACGAGGAGCGCCAAGCCGCCCTCGAAATCATCTCGTTCTTCCGTGATTTGGTCTCGCAGGGACAGGTCATCGTCCTCACGGTGGACCCCTCGACGGTGGACGAGGAGGCCATCGGGCCGTTCCGAGCCATCGCCGACGTGTTCATGGAACTCCAGATGGTCGAGGTCGGCAACGACGTGCGTCGCAACATCTCGGTGAAGCGATTCGCCGGGATGGGCGAGCAGGTCGGTGACACCATCGGATTCTCGGTGCGGGCCGACGCCGGAATCGTCATCGAGAGCCGTAGTGTCGCGTAACGACTCACCATGACAGAGCACGGGACCGCACAGATTCAGGACGACCTTCGGGAAGTCGCCATGCGGCGACCCCACCTGCGGGACTACCTGAAGCGATTCAAGCAGTTCACCGGCGAGTTCCCGAGACTCATCGACGAACCGGACGACGAGTGGGAGGCGGACAAGCCCAACGTCATCTACCCGGTCGGCGGTCCCATCTACTGTCACGTCTACGGCGACGTGGGCCAAGACACCGAGTACTACGCGGTCGAACCCGAACTCTCGGGCACCGAGCAGGAACTGTTCGGCAAGGTCCGGGGCGAGATTTTGGAGAAGAGCGTCAAGAAGCCCGCGCCCCAAGACGAAGCCGAGTACGACGACCGCATCGAGGAGTTGCTGGACGACACGGTGTTGGTCAACAACGGCGACGACGGCGGCGGTGGCGGTCGGAGGAACCTCCAGAACGTCTCGGCCGACAAAATTCTCGACTGGATAAAGAACGTCTCGTACAACGATTTCAAGCAGGGCGTCCGGGGGTTCTCGACCGACGACATCGTCCGGTACGTCAAGGACTTCACCAACATCGGCACCTACGAGGTGTCCGAACAGACCTACGAGAACATCCGGTATCGGCTGAATCGGGACATCGTCGGGTTCGGGCCGCTGGAGCCCATCATGCGCGACCCGGCGAACGAGGACATCCACGTCATCGGCCCCCACGAGACGTACGTGGACCACGGCACGTTCGGCATGCTCGGGACCAGCGTGGACTTCGGGTCGCCCGACCGCTTCGACAACTGGCTGCGAAACATGGGCGAACGAATCGGCGACCCCGTGAGTGACTCCGACCCCATCGTGGACTCGACCCTGCCGGACGGGTCGCGTATCAACATCATCTACTCCGACGACGTGAGCCTGAAGGGACCGAGCCTCACCATCCGTCAGGGCGAGGGGACGCCCCTCTCGGTCGCTCAGATTACCAAGTGGGGAACGCTGTCGCCCAAGCTGGCGGCGTACCTCTGGCTCTGTCTGGAGAACGAACAGACCGTGTTCGTGGTCGGGGAGACGGCGTCCGGGAAGACCACGACCCTGAACTGCATCATGTCGTTCATCCCCCGCGACAGCAAGATTTACACCGCGGAGGACACCGCCGAGGTCCTACCTCCTCACGACACGTGGCAGCAACTCCTGACCCGCGAGGGCGGCGGGGAAGACTCGACCGACGTAGACATGTTCGACCTCGTGGCGGCCGCGCTCCGTTCGCGCCCCGACTACATCGTCGTGGGTGAGGTCCGTGGCGAGGAGGGTCGCATGGCCTTCCAAGCCGCCCAGACCGGCCACCCGGTGATGCTGACGTTCCACGCCAGCGACATCGTCTCGATGATTCAGCGGTTCACCGGCGACCCCATCAACATCCCCGAGACGTTCATGGACAACGCCGACGTGGCGCTGTTCCAGAACCGGGTCAAGCAGGGCGACGACGTGCTTCGTCGGGTGACCTCGGTGCAGGAGATCGAGGGGTACTCGAAGGAGATGGGCGGGGTCGTCACCCGCCAGTCGTTCTACTGGGACCCCGTGGAGGACGAGATCGTCTTCCAAGGCATGAACAACTCCTACGTCCTCGAAGAGCAAATAGCGACCCTGCTCGGGTACGAGAACACCCGCGACATCTACAACGAGTTGGACTTCCGCGCGGAACTCATGGAGCGCATGATAGAGGAGAACATTCTGGGCTACCACGAGGTCAACGAGACCATCGAGGCGTTCCAGCGCGACGGCGTGGACGGGTTGCCCTTCGACATCCACCGGTCCATCGACTGACGCCGGTAGTAGCCGTTTTATGGCTCCGCGATGAGTAGGTCCGTAGACGATGGTTTCGGTCTATCCGATTCTCTCACTGCTGGTTATCTTCGCGCTCTCACTACTCGTCGTCAGAGTCGGGTCGGTCGCGCTACGTATGACCGGGCTGTCGCCCGACGTGGCCTCGTTTCAGGCCACGTCCGCGTTCTCGGGTGCCGGGTACACGACTGAGGAGGCCGAGCGAGTCGTCGAGACGCCCGAGCGACGGACCGTCACGAAGGCTCTCATCCGCCTCGGAAGCCTCGGTCTCGTCAGCACCATCTCGTCGCTCGTTCTCTCGTTCACGGACGCCGCCGGCGAAGAGTTGCCCAACTTCGTGACTATCGTCGCCGGCGTCGGTGGACTAGTACTGCTCGCGCGGAGCGACTGGTTCAATCGGCTGGTCACGCCGGTCATCGAGTGGGGGCTTCGACGCACCACCGACCTCGACCTCCGAGACTACACGCGAGTCCTCGGTCTTCAGCGGGAGTATCGTGTCGCGGAAGTCGAGGTCGACGCGGGTGACTGGCTCGCCGATGAGTCGCTGGCCGACCTCGACCTCCCCGCGGAAGGAGTGTTGGTCCTCGGCGTGCGGCGCGGCGACACCTACATCGGTGCGCCGCGGTCGGACACGGAAGTTAGACCGGGCGATGTCGTCGTGCTGTACGGAAAAGAAGACCGGTTGCGCGAACTCTCGGACCGCGAGAGCGGTGACGACCGAACACGCGAATACGCCGTCGCGGACCACGAGCGGGACCTCGAAGTGCAAGATGAACTCGTGGGCGAGGAGACCGAAAGCGAACGCCAGCGGTGAGCGTCTGACTCCAGTCGTCGAACCGCAGGAGCAACTCGCCGAGGAGGTACAGCGGCACGACGTACGTGACGAGGAGGGCGACGACGACCGCGACCGCGATCGCCGGATTCGAACTTCCGGACCCGGTCCGGAGGAAGATGGCGGCGACGAACCAGAGGGTTAGGGTCTGCAAGAAATCTGATGTTTCCATAGGTGTCGAATCGGTCGGCGGGACCGGGGGAGTCGATTTCGTTTCCGAAGTTGTCCGGACTCGTCGTCGTCGTTTTCCGACCGAATTCCGTCCGACGAGTCACGTCGAGTATCAGTAGGAATATTTCGAGGGAAAGAGAATTGAAGGTGGAACGTAAACCCCGCGAACACCGACGGTTCCACCATGGCGACGAACGAACAATCCGGGGACGCCCCCAAGGACGTGAAAGACCTCCTCTCGGGGTTCATGTCCTCGACTATCGAGTCCTACCAGCACATGGAGACGCCGGTCTCCCGGTATCTCACGCTGGTCGTAGCTCCCTCCGCGGTCTTCTTCCTGCTGACCGTGGTGGTCTTCGTCGTCACCGACTTCCCGATGCTCATCTCCGTCCCGATTCCGCTGTTGGGACTGCTCTCCATCGTCGTCGCGGTCATCTACCCGAAGATTCTGCGCGACCAGAAGCGCAAGGAGATAGAGGACCGCCTCCACCTGTTCATCACTCACATGACCATCCTCTCGACCGCGAACATCGACCGCGTGGAGGTGTTCCGGACGCTCGGCGAAGAGGAGGAGTACGGCGCGCTCGCCGAGGAGATGCGTCGCATCACCCAACTCGTGGACACGTGGAACCAGAGTCTGGACGACGCCCTGCGCATCCGGGCGAACAAGTCCCCGAGCAAGCCGTTCGCCGACTTTCTGGACCGACTGGCCTACACCATCAACGCCGGGCAGGAGATTCAGGACTTCCTCCTGAGCGAACAGGACGTGGTGATTCAGAACTACGTCACCATCTACGAGGGGTCGCTACAGAACCTCGAAGTGATGAAGGACCTCTACCTCTCGATGGTTCTGTCCGTGACGTTCGCGCTGGTGTTCGCGACGGTCCTGCCGATTCTGACCGGTACGAACCCCACGATGACCGTCAGCGCCGTCGTCGTCATGTTCGCGTTCGTCCAGACGGGCTTTCTCATCATGATTCGCAACACCGCGCCGTACGACCCGGTGTGGTACCACCCCGACCACCAGACGACCGACTCGGAGTGGCGCATCCGCATCGCGGTCGCAGTCGGCCTCCTGCTCACGCTGGCGCTCATCGCGGCGTGTCTCCTCGTGTTGATGGGTCGGACGAGCATCGACCCGAGTTCGATTCCGCTCCCCATCCTCGCGGCGGTGCCGACCACGCCGCTGTTGATTCCCGGCGTCGTCGCGCGCCGCGAGGAGGAGAAGATAAAGGAGCGCGACGAGGAGTTCACCAGTTTCATCCGGGCGCTCGGCGCGACCGAGACCGCCAAGCAGAGTACCACCACCAAGGTTCTCCAGAGTCTGCGGGGCAAGGACTTCGGCGCGCTGACCACGAACGTCAGCGACCTCTACAAGCGCCTCAACATGCGCATCGAACCGTCGATGGCGTGGCGACACTTCACCGCCGACTCGCGGTCCTACCTCATCCAGAAGTTCAGCGAGATGTTCCTCGTCGGCCGACAGATGGGTGGCGACCCGAAGAAACTCGGCGAACTCATCTCCGCGAACATGAACGAGGTCCTGCAACTGCGCGAGCGCCGCGCCCAATCGACGGTCACCCTCATCGGCGTCCTATACGGTATCACCGCCGCCTCGACGTTCGCGTTCTTCATCGGCCTCGAAATCGTCGAGGTCCTCTCGCAGATGTCTATCGGCCTGAACAGCGCCCAACTCGACATCACGACCATCATCCACACCGACGTGTACGACATCCCGACCATCGAGTACCTGCTGGTCATCATCACCCTGCTGAACGCCGTCCTCTCGTCGCTGATGATTCGCATCGCGGACGGCGGCCACAAGGTCAACTCCTACATGCACTTCGTGTTCCTGATGTGGTCGTCCAGCCTCATCGCGGTGTTCACCCGAATCGTCGTCGGGTCGTTCCTGAACGTCTGAGGGTCGAGTCGAGGTTCGGGTCTCGTTTTCGGTGCGTTTCACGAGGAGCGACGCGACGGGTCGGGAAACGACGGCGTCGAAAGCCCCCGGTCGCTGGCGGTCGCTCTGCGGGATATCCGACGGACGTAGTTGCGTCGGATACTGGCCCGCAGCGACGACCACGTACACGCCAGCGACCGGCCCCTTTCAGACCCACCCGAAGTCCGGGCGGCCGAGCGTCCGCCGGTGGTCCGGTTCGCAGGGCTTCCGGTAATTCGTGAAATCGAGCGTCAGCCCGTCGAAAAGACGGCGGTCGCCCGCGAAGCGACCGACCCTCGGCTTCGCGTCAGCTTCGGTGGATGACGAAGAACGCCGCGACGCCCCCGAGCGCGAGCGCGAACCAGTAGCTCGCGACCCGGTAGACCAGCGCGGCGCTGGCGGCCACGTCGGCCTGTAGCGTCGTCAGTGCGACGATTAGCCCCACCAGCGCGAACTCGACGCCGCCGACGCCGCCCGGCGTGGGAACGATGCCAGCCAGCGAACTCGCGGGGACGACGAACAGGACGAGTATCGGGGTGAGTTGGTCGCCGACGCCCAGCGTCAGCGCCGCGAAGTAGAGCGGCGCGGCGAAGAAGAGCCACCCCACGTAGGCGTAGACCAGCGTCTTGGCGAGTTGGCGGCGACTCGTCGCGATTCGCTCCACCAACCCGTAGAACTCCTCGATGCGCTCGCGGACGTTCTCGGCGTCCACGCGCTCGACTCGCTCGGCGACGGGGCCGACGACCTTCATCACCAACCGTTCCACGAGGTTCTGATGGCGGTAGGAGCCGTAGATGACCAGCGGGAGGAGAACCGCCATCCCGCCGAGTCCGGCCACGAGCATCTCGGCCTGCTTGGGGACCTCGCCCTGTATCAGGAGCGCGAGCGTGCCGAGTCCCGCGAACGTGAAGAACGGCAGGAGGTTGAGCAGGTCGGCGGTCACCACGCTCGCGAGGCTGTCCTGATAGTTGGCCTCGGTGTCGGCCGCCAGCACGTAGGCGATGAACGGGCCGCCGCCCGCCTTGCCGAACGGCGTCGCGTAGTCGGCGAACGTGGCCGCGAAGTAGGTCGTGATGATCTTCCGGAAGGGCACGTCGATGCCGACCGTACAGAGAATCACGTCCCACGACTTCGCCCAGACGACTAGCGAGACCACCGTCGAGAGGCAGGCCAGTCCGAGCCACGTCAGATTCGCTCCCGCGAACGTCCGCGCGATTTCGCCCCAGCCGATTACCCGACCGAAGAAGTACAGCAGGAGTCCGGCGACGACGAATCCGGCCACGACCTTGACCGTCGTGCGCCGGTCGAACACCTCGCCGGACGTTTCGGTGGACATCTACACCACGAAACGGGCGAGAGACAGTTAGGTTTCGTGGCTTCCACGGGGCGCGAGGCGGTCTGGCCGAGCGTCACGAAGGACCGAAAAAATATTTACCCCGACTGAGAATTACGTCTCAAAGAGGCGCGCGGACAGCCAGCGTCCTCGGTCTCGTCTACTATGTCCGAAAAGGTCATCGCCGACTTCGTCGCACGGTTCAGCCTCGACACGTTCGATTCGCCGGAACCGGTTAAGGGTCGAATCGTCCTCAGCCGGAAGCGTCTGGTGCTGGCCTCGGGCGACGGGTCGAAGACGACGGTCCCGCTGTCGGCCATCTTCGACATCAACGTCGGGCAGGTCCCCGGCGAACTCGAATCGTTCTTTCAGGACACCATCACCATCGCCTACCGGGAGAACGACCGTCGTCGGTCGGTGGTCGTCGAGGCCGGAACCGACGAGGTCTCGCGGTTCAAGACCGTGCTGTTCAAAGCCGAACTCAACGGTACGAAGGCGAAAGTCAAGCACCCCGCGCGGGTCGGCGGCCGCGTGACCGACGCGTCGTTCCGACCGTCGAAGCTCAAGATTCGGCCCGGCGAGGTCCGGTTCGTCGGCGACGAGACGGTGACGGTGAACCTCGCGAACGTCACTCACTTCCAGAAGGACGCCCGCGACGGCGGGTCGGTCCTCGTGGTCCGCCACGCCGACGAGGGCCAGTCGGTCACCTCGGAGTTCGCCATCGAGGGCGACCGGCGACTCAACCTGTTGGGACGCTATCTGCGGCTCGAATACTCCGAACTCGCCCAAGAGGCCGAGGAGGTCACGACCTCCGAGGACGAGATGGAGGCGCTGGTCGCCATCTACTCGGGGGCGCGCAGCGGCGACCTCGCCGGGACGCTCGGCGTCGATTCGAGTCGGGTCACGATGCTGCTGAACGACCTCCGGGAGAAGGGACTCATCGACGAGGGCCAGAAGGGCCTGTCGCTGACCGCACAGGGGCAACTCCTCGTCAGCGACCGCATCGAGTCGGTGAACACTTAGAACGTATTGTCATTTACCCTGTCAGATAATTTTTTCCACACTACCGAGATACGTAATACTCCTGTGGATTTTTATACAGCGGTTTGGTAATGGTCAACATACTATGGGCCACGCCATCCGCGTCCTGTTGGTGGACGACGACCCGGCCATCGCGGACCTGACCGCTACGCACTTAGAGCGGGCGAGCGACCGCATCGAGACGGTCGTCGAGACCCGTCCGGCGGCCGCACTCGACCGCGTAACCGACGACGCGGTCGACTGCGTGGTCAGCGACTACGAGATGCCCCAGATGGACGGCCTCGAACTACTGGACGCGGTCCGCGAGACAGCCTCGTCGCTTCCCTTCATCCTGTTCACCGGCCGTGGTAGCGAGGAGATCGCCTCCGAAGCCATCTCCGCTGGCGTCACCGACTACCTCCAGAAGGAGACCGGGTCGGACCAGTACGCCGTGCTGGCCAACCGCGTCGAAAACGCCGTCGCCCAGTACCGCGCCGAGCGGGAGGCCGAGGAGGCCGACGAGCAGATTCGGCGCATCTTCGAGCGCATCACGGACGCCTTCTTCGCGCTGGACGACGAGTGGCGGTTCACCCACGTCAACGAGCGCGCGGCCGACTTTTTCGGTCGGCAGGCCGACGAGTTGCTCGGCGAGGACATCCGCGAGGCGTTCTCCGAGGAGATGGGCGACCAGTTCCGGGCGGCCTACCGGAAGGCCCTCGAAGTGCAGGAACCGGTCACGCTGGAGGCCGAATCGACGTTCCAGCCCGGCAACTGGCTGGAAGTTCGGGTCTACCCCGCCGAGGACGGCCTGTCGGTCTACTTCCGGGACGTGACCGAGCGCCGACGCGCCCAGATGGAACTGCGCGAGACCAAACAGAAGATAGAGGCGCTTCACGACGTTGCCGCCCGCGCGGTCAGGTGTACGACCGAGCAGGACATCTACGACCTCGCTATCGAGGCCGCAGAGGAGATTCTGGCGTTCGACCTCTGTACGGTGGACGCCGCGGAGGGCGACCAGTTAGTCACGAGAGCCGTCTCGAAGGTCGTCTCGACCGACGGCTACTACGAGCGGACGCCCGTGGACGAGGAGGACAACCTCGCGGCCCGCGTCTACCGAGAGGGCGAGACCTCGCTGGTCGAGGACCTCCACGAGGCCGACGCGGTGCCCGCCGAGAGCGAGTACCGGTCGGCGCTGACCGTTCCGTTGGACGAGTTCGCCGTGTTCCAAGCGGTCTCGAAGAACGTGGACGGCTTCGACTACGGCGACCGAGAACTCGCCGAACTGCTGGCGGCCCACCTCTCGGAGGCGCTGGCCCGCGTCCGGACCGAGACCGAACTCCGGACCGAGCGCGACCGGTTCGCCGCGCTGTTCGAGAACGTGCCCAACGCGGTCGTCCGGTACGAAATCGACGGGACCGACGCGGTGTGTCGGTCGGTCAACCCGGCGTTCGAGGACGTGTTCGGCTGGCACGAGGCGGACATCGTCGGCGACCCCGTGGACGACTACATCCTGCCCGACGGCCAGCGCGAGGAGGGCGAGGCGCTCAACGAGCGCGTGAGCCACGGCCGTCGCATCGAGGGTGCGGAGGTCCACCGCACGACCGCCGACGGCGGCCGGGACTTCCTGCTCCACACCGCCCCGGCGGGCAACGGCGACGAGAGCGAGGCGTTCGCCATCTACGTCGATATCAGCGAGCAGAAAGAGCGCGAGCGCCAACTCGCCCGCCAGAACGAGCGGTTAGAGGAGTTCGCCAGCGTCGTCAGCCACGACCTCCGGAACCCGCTGAACGTCGCGCTGGGCCGGTTCGACCTACTGGCCGACGAGGTCGAGAGCGACCACCTCGCGCCCATCGGCCGGTCGTTGGACCGGATGGACGGACTGGTCGGGGACCTCCTCACGCTCGCCCGAGAGGGACAGGTCGTGGCCGACCCCGAACCGGTCTCGCTCTCGACCGCGGTCGAAGGAGCGTGGGAGACCGTCGATACCGGCGAGTCGTCGCTCCTCGTCGCCGACGACGCGGTGATCGAGGCCGACGAAGCCAGATTCCGGGAACTGTTGGAGAACCTGTTCCGGAACGCCGTCGAACACGGCGACGAGGCGACCCTCGTGGAGGTCGGTCTGCTGGAGGACGGCCGGGGCTTCTACGTCGCCGACGACGGGCCGGGCATCCCCGAAGACGAGTGCGAGAAGGTGTTCGACCACGGCTTCACGACCGACGAGGAGGGAACCGGGTTCGGCCTCGCAATCGTCTCGTCCATCGCCAACGCTCACGGCTGGAACGTCGAGGCTGTGAGTTGCGACTCGGTCGAGGAGACCGCCGGGACGTGTACCGGCGCGCGTTTCGAGTTCTCGCGAGTGGCGGTCCACGACGACGCGTCGTCGGAACGTTGATTTGGGTTCGGAACTGACACTCGAACTGGTAGCCTACAGGCGGTCCATAACAAAGACGGTCGTCGTCCTTACTGCCTGACGAGGAAGGGTAGCTCAGTGGTAGAGCGCCACCGGACTTCCCGGTGGCAGCCTTACAGGCTTCGCGTGGTTCGACTCCCGCCCCTTCCGCTCCCGCCGTTTTCCTGCGAGGCGTTTATCGCCGAGCAACAGCCAACGGCGGGAGCGAGTAGACGGCGCGGAGTCGAGCAGACGAGTCGCACGCCCGGAAGCGCAACGTAGTGAGCATCCCGGACCGTCTCGGCGAGTTCGACTCCCGCCCCTTCCGCTTTTTGCGACGAACACGACGGCGAGCAGTTCATCTGTTCGCCACCTCGTGATTTTGTCGGTGTGCGAAGCAACGCCGTGGCCGCAACCGCACCGCGAACCGCACTATTGCCGATAATAAGGAGTCTACTGCGACCGCACAGCACCGCGACCGCACCACGGCCTCCCCAACCGACTGCGTTACTCACTTCGCTTCGCTCCGTTGCGTTACTCGTCCCTCGCGCGACTTGGCGCGGTCACGAGGACCGCGCCAGCACGCGCCAGTCCGAACGTCGAAGTCGAGCGTACGCTGGCGGGAGTCGCGCCGAGCGCAGTCCAGTCGAAAATCAGCCAGTAACGACGCCGAGAAGTGCGGAAAACGCCGATTAGCGCGGGCCGATAGGCTCGCGCGGGAGCGGTTCGTCGTCCTTGATGTCGGCGGCGATGGACTCCATCGTCTCGACGCGGAGCGGCGTCGTGTCCCGGACCTGCGCGAGGTACGAGAGGATGGCCTCCATTCGCTCGAAGTCCCGTTCCTCGGTCAGGTTGTTCGGGTGGAGCCACATGTGAAAGACGCCCTCCTCGGCGCTCGCGCGGTCGATGCCGCGCTTGGCCATGCTGACGACGGGGTCGTCGGTGACGCGCTCGACGGCGCTCCGGCCCCGGCCCTCGAAGCAGAACAAGTAGAGCGAGGCCGGGATGTTTATCAGCCCGTACTCGTCCTCCTCGGGCGTGACCAGCGTCGGCGAGACGGTTCCCGTGGGCCACCCCAGTAGCTTGGCCGCGGACCCGAGCGGGCCGCGGTCGTACCACCGCCGGGGTTGGGTCCCGCGGTAGGCCTTCACGCCGTAGGCCGCCAGCACGTCGCGGTGGCCGACGTAGTTTCGCGGAAAGACGACCGAATCGACCGAGAGGCCGCGCTCCTCGGCGAGTTCGACGCACTCGCGCATCTCCGCGGAGGCGACCTCCCGGTCGGTGTGGCCCATCTCGACGTGGGAGTAGGTGTGGCTCGCGACCTCGTGGTCGGCGTCGGCCTCCTCGATGGCGTCTACGAGTTTCTGGCCGTACCACTGCTCGTCCCGGCCCTCCCACGTGCCGGGGTCGCGGTCGAACCACCCGTCCGGCGTCGGGTGAGACTCGTGGTCGCCGTCACAGGAGTCCAGCAGGAGGTGGCCGACGACCGCCCACGTCGCCGGAATATCGTGGTCGTCGAACGTGTCGAGGAGTCGGAGCCACGACTCGCGGGCCGCCGTAACCCGGTCTTCTGGCATCGTCTCGTGGTCGTGGAACCCCCACGCGAGTTCGGCGTCGAGGGAGAGTACGACAGAACCCATCGTAACGTTGCTATCGGGCGGTCGGCGAGTAAATCGGTCCGACCGTTCAGGAGCGTTCTGCACGGTAATCGTCGGTTTCTACTCGACGGTCACGCTCTTGGCGAGGTTTCTGGGCTTGTCGATGGCGCGGTCGAGGAGGTCGGCCGCGTGGTACGACAGCAGTTGGAGTTGGACGTTGGCCAGCACGCCCGCCACGTCGGGGTGGGTCTCGGGAATCGTCAACACCTCGTCGGCGTACTGGTGGACCGACTCCTGCTCGTCGCTGGCGACAGCGACCACGGGCGCACCGCGCGCCTCGGCCTCCTTGACGTTGCCGAGGGTCTTCTCGTCGTTGCGTCCGGTGAACACCGCGAAGACGGGCGTCTCGGGCGTGACGAGCGCGAGCGGGCCGTGCTTCAACTCGCCCGCCGCGAAGCCCTCGGCGTGTTCGTAGGATATCTCCTTGAACTTGAGCGCGCCCTCCAGCGCGACCGGCCGGACCGCGCCGCGACCGATGAAGAAGTACGCCTCGCTGTCCCGATAGCTCTCGGCTACCCGGCGGGCGCTCGTGTAGTCCAGAATCTGCTGGACGTGGCCCGGCAGGTCCGAGAGGGCTTCGAGGCGGGCGCGGGCGTCGTCGGTCCGCGACCCGGTCACGTCCCGGACCACTCGTTCGGCCAGCAGGCCGAGCGAGACGACCTGCGACGAGAACGTCTTGGTCGCCGCGACGCCGATTTCGGGTCCGGCCCGGATGAACAGCGCGTCGTCGCACTCGCGGGCCGCGGTCGAACCGACGACGTTCGTCACCGCGAGCGTCCGCGCGCCCGAGGCGTTCGCCCGCCGGAGCGCCGACAGCGTGTCCGCGGTCTCCCCGCTCTGGGTCACGCCGATTACGAGCGTCTGTTCGTCCACCGGCGGTTGGGACGTGGCGTACTCGCTGGCGAGGAACGCTTGGGCGGGCACGCCGCCCGAGGAGAGAAACTGCGCGCCCACCAGTCCGGCGTGATAGGAGGTCCCGCAGGCGACGAACTGGACGCGCTCTACCTCCTCGAAGGTGCCTGCGGGGAAGTCTTCGAGATTGATGTCGCCCGTCGTGGGGTCGGCCCGGCCCCGGAGCGTCTGGCGGAGCGCGGCGGGTTGCTCGTGAATCTCCTTGAGCATGTAGTGGTCGTAGCCGCCCTTCCCCGCGTCCTCGGGGTCCCACTCGACGGTCTGGACCGACCGCTCGACCGCCTCGCCGTCGGTCGTCGAGATGGTGTGGCCGTCGGGTTTCACGATTACCACGTCGCCGTCGTCCAGATAGATCACGTCGTCGGTGAAATCGAGGAACGCGGGCACGTCGCTGGCGAG is a window encoding:
- a CDS encoding ATPase domain-containing protein; the encoded protein is MSQDNLYSLGLEDHDRLNHELGGGIPRGSIVLVEGDYGAGKSAMSQRFSYGLCETGHSVTLLSTELTVSGFIDQMHSLSYSVEEHLLDERLLFLHADVDTGGGRLTTTEDEEGNRKELLNRLMNAEAMWQADVIVIDTFDAILRNDPKFEALIRQNEERQAALEIISFFRDLVSQGQVIVLTVDPSTVDEEAIGPFRAIADVFMELQMVEVGNDVRRNISVKRFAGMGEQVGDTIGFSVRADAGIVIESRSVA
- a CDS encoding type II/IV secretion system ATPase subunit, which encodes MRRPHLRDYLKRFKQFTGEFPRLIDEPDDEWEADKPNVIYPVGGPIYCHVYGDVGQDTEYYAVEPELSGTEQELFGKVRGEILEKSVKKPAPQDEAEYDDRIEELLDDTVLVNNGDDGGGGGRRNLQNVSADKILDWIKNVSYNDFKQGVRGFSTDDIVRYVKDFTNIGTYEVSEQTYENIRYRLNRDIVGFGPLEPIMRDPANEDIHVIGPHETYVDHGTFGMLGTSVDFGSPDRFDNWLRNMGERIGDPVSDSDPIVDSTLPDGSRINIIYSDDVSLKGPSLTIRQGEGTPLSVAQITKWGTLSPKLAAYLWLCLENEQTVFVVGETASGKTTTLNCIMSFIPRDSKIYTAEDTAEVLPPHDTWQQLLTREGGGEDSTDVDMFDLVAAALRSRPDYIVVGEVRGEEGRMAFQAAQTGHPVMLTFHASDIVSMIQRFTGDPINIPETFMDNADVALFQNRVKQGDDVLRRVTSVQEIEGYSKEMGGVVTRQSFYWDPVEDEIVFQGMNNSYVLEEQIATLLGYENTRDIYNELDFRAELMERMIEENILGYHEVNETIEAFQRDGVDGLPFDIHRSID
- a CDS encoding TrkA C-terminal domain-containing protein codes for the protein MVSVYPILSLLVIFALSLLVVRVGSVALRMTGLSPDVASFQATSAFSGAGYTTEEAERVVETPERRTVTKALIRLGSLGLVSTISSLVLSFTDAAGEELPNFVTIVAGVGGLVLLARSDWFNRLVTPVIEWGLRRTTDLDLRDYTRVLGLQREYRVAEVEVDAGDWLADESLADLDLPAEGVLVLGVRRGDTYIGAPRSDTEVRPGDVVVLYGKEDRLRELSDRESGDDRTREYAVADHERDLEVQDELVGEETESERQR
- the flaJ gene encoding archaellar assembly protein FlaJ, translating into MATNEQSGDAPKDVKDLLSGFMSSTIESYQHMETPVSRYLTLVVAPSAVFFLLTVVVFVVTDFPMLISVPIPLLGLLSIVVAVIYPKILRDQKRKEIEDRLHLFITHMTILSTANIDRVEVFRTLGEEEEYGALAEEMRRITQLVDTWNQSLDDALRIRANKSPSKPFADFLDRLAYTINAGQEIQDFLLSEQDVVIQNYVTIYEGSLQNLEVMKDLYLSMVLSVTFALVFATVLPILTGTNPTMTVSAVVVMFAFVQTGFLIMIRNTAPYDPVWYHPDHQTTDSEWRIRIAVAVGLLLTLALIAACLLVLMGRTSIDPSSIPLPILAAVPTTPLLIPGVVARREEEKIKERDEEFTSFIRALGATETAKQSTTTKVLQSLRGKDFGALTTNVSDLYKRLNMRIEPSMAWRHFTADSRSYLIQKFSEMFLVGRQMGGDPKKLGELISANMNEVLQLRERRAQSTVTLIGVLYGITAASTFAFFIGLEIVEVLSQMSIGLNSAQLDITTIIHTDVYDIPTIEYLLVIITLLNAVLSSLMIRIADGGHKVNSYMHFVFLMWSSSLIAVFTRIVVGSFLNV
- a CDS encoding lysylphosphatidylglycerol synthase transmembrane domain-containing protein — protein: MSTETSGEVFDRRTTVKVVAGFVVAGLLLYFFGRVIGWGEIARTFAGANLTWLGLACLSTVVSLVVWAKSWDVILCTVGIDVPFRKIITTYFAATFADYATPFGKAGGGPFIAYVLAADTEANYQDSLASVVTADLLNLLPFFTFAGLGTLALLIQGEVPKQAEMLVAGLGGMAVLLPLVIYGSYRHQNLVERLVMKVVGPVAERVERVDAENVRERIEEFYGLVERIATSRRQLAKTLVYAYVGWLFFAAPLYFAALTLGVGDQLTPILVLFVVPASSLAGIVPTPGGVGGVEFALVGLIVALTTLQADVAASAALVYRVASYWFALALGGVAAFFVIHRS
- a CDS encoding CheF family chemotaxis protein, whose amino-acid sequence is MSEKVIADFVARFSLDTFDSPEPVKGRIVLSRKRLVLASGDGSKTTVPLSAIFDINVGQVPGELESFFQDTITIAYRENDRRRSVVVEAGTDEVSRFKTVLFKAELNGTKAKVKHPARVGGRVTDASFRPSKLKIRPGEVRFVGDETVTVNLANVTHFQKDARDGGSVLVVRHADEGQSVTSEFAIEGDRRLNLLGRYLRLEYSELAQEAEEVTTSEDEMEALVAIYSGARSGDLAGTLGVDSSRVTMLLNDLREKGLIDEGQKGLSLTAQGQLLVSDRIESVNT